In Nocardioides cavernae, a single genomic region encodes these proteins:
- the mltG gene encoding endolytic transglycosylase MltG, which yields MSEHETRPDEDVRSGEREELRDNDYVPGGKRRKGRGLKGCVAVLVALVVLLGGFYVALTQGVSWVADQFQGPDDYPGPGSGSVEFTVNEGDSTAQIGRNLKADGVTKSVQAFIDAAAGEPDAAGIQVGAYELQKEMKAADALEVLIDPANLIGFPTVTIPEGLRLTEIVSTLAENTDFPEQAWNKALDQPDKLGLPDYAEGNAEGYLFPATYEIKPGMKPVRILKMMVDRWREAAEAADLEAKAAELGHTPGELMIIASLIEAEGRGDDMPKISRVIYNRLDGPGDKGGTNGTLGIDASIAYGLGLSPGSTELTPEQLAEDTPYNTRINAGLPPTPIEAPGDDAIAAAANPADGDWYYYVTVDLSTGETKFYEDYDGFLEGRDEYKTYCETSDRC from the coding sequence ATGAGTGAGCACGAGACCCGTCCGGACGAGGACGTGCGTTCGGGCGAGCGCGAGGAGCTCCGGGACAACGACTACGTCCCGGGGGGCAAGCGCCGCAAGGGACGCGGCCTCAAGGGCTGCGTCGCGGTGCTGGTCGCGCTCGTGGTGCTCCTCGGGGGGTTCTACGTCGCGCTGACCCAGGGCGTCTCGTGGGTCGCCGACCAGTTCCAGGGTCCCGACGACTACCCGGGGCCGGGCTCGGGCTCGGTCGAGTTCACCGTCAACGAGGGCGACTCGACCGCCCAGATCGGCCGCAACCTCAAGGCCGACGGCGTCACCAAGTCGGTCCAGGCCTTCATCGACGCGGCCGCCGGGGAGCCCGACGCGGCCGGCATCCAGGTCGGTGCCTACGAGCTCCAGAAGGAGATGAAGGCAGCCGACGCCCTCGAGGTCCTCATCGACCCCGCCAACCTCATCGGGTTCCCGACCGTCACGATCCCCGAGGGCCTCCGGCTCACCGAGATCGTCTCGACGCTCGCGGAGAACACCGACTTCCCCGAGCAGGCGTGGAACAAGGCGCTCGACCAGCCCGACAAGCTCGGACTGCCCGACTACGCCGAGGGCAACGCCGAGGGCTACCTGTTCCCGGCCACCTACGAGATCAAGCCCGGCATGAAGCCGGTCCGCATCCTCAAGATGATGGTCGACCGCTGGCGCGAGGCCGCGGAAGCCGCCGACCTCGAGGCCAAGGCCGCCGAGCTCGGGCACACTCCCGGCGAGCTGATGATCATCGCCTCGCTCATCGAGGCCGAGGGCCGCGGCGACGACATGCCCAAGATCTCCCGCGTCATCTACAACCGTCTCGACGGGCCCGGCGACAAGGGCGGCACCAACGGCACGCTCGGCATCGACGCCTCGATCGCCTACGGCCTCGGGCTGTCGCCCGGATCGACCGAGCTGACGCCGGAGCAGCTGGCCGAGGACACGCCCTACAACACGCGCATCAACGCCGGGCTCCCGCCGACGCCGATCGAGGCGCCGGGTGACGACGCCATCGCAGCAGCCGCCAACCCGGCCGACGGTGACTGGTACTACTACGTCACGGTCGACCTCTCCACGGGTGAGACCAAGTTCTACGAGGACTACGACGGCTTCCTCGAGGGCCGCGACGAGTACAAGACCTACTGCGAGACCTCCGACCGGTGCTGA
- a CDS encoding prepilin peptidase, whose product MTDTLTDPALAALAALVAALLAGLGGLLVPRLIARVPEPAPKQAAADAPPADEPPKMLYADIAARPGLAWRSALQAAVAGALLGAATGLDWPLLWLVPLTPVAVALSVIDWHTRLLPRVVVVPVTLAAIVVVTAVGLATGERDALVRALIAMVLARSFFWVLWFVRSAGMGFGDVRLAAPVGLVLGWTGWGALAIGLWASFMLFVVPALVVLLARRDRSLLKRSFPFGPFMVGGALVGLVWGTALAARMWG is encoded by the coding sequence GTGACCGACACCCTGACCGACCCTGCGCTCGCCGCGCTCGCCGCGCTCGTCGCGGCCCTGCTCGCCGGGCTGGGCGGCCTGCTGGTCCCTCGGCTGATCGCGCGCGTGCCCGAGCCCGCGCCGAAGCAGGCGGCGGCTGACGCGCCACCCGCGGACGAGCCCCCCAAGATGCTCTACGCCGACATCGCGGCCCGACCTGGGCTGGCGTGGCGCAGCGCGCTGCAGGCGGCCGTGGCAGGGGCGCTGCTCGGCGCGGCCACGGGGCTCGACTGGCCGCTGCTGTGGCTGGTACCGCTGACCCCGGTGGCGGTCGCCCTGTCGGTGATCGACTGGCACACCCGCCTGCTGCCCCGCGTCGTCGTCGTGCCCGTCACCCTCGCCGCGATCGTCGTGGTGACGGCGGTGGGCCTCGCGACGGGGGAGCGCGACGCCCTCGTGCGCGCGCTCATCGCGATGGTGCTCGCGCGGTCGTTCTTCTGGGTGCTGTGGTTCGTGCGGTCGGCCGGGATGGGCTTCGGCGACGTGCGGCTGGCCGCTCCGGTCGGGCTGGTGCTCGGCTGGACCGGGTGGGGCGCGCTGGCGATCGGGCTGTGGGCCAGCTTCATGTTGTTCGTCGTCCCGGCGCTCGTCGTGCTGCTGGCGCGACGCGACCGCAGCCTGCTCAAGAGGTCGTTCCCCTTCGGGCCGTTCATGGTCGGTGGCGCGCTGGTGGGTCTCGTCTGGGGGACTGCGCTCGCTGCGCGCATGTGGGGCTGA
- a CDS encoding type II 3-dehydroquinate dehydratase has protein sequence MTKVLVLNGPNLGRLGRRQPEIYGSTTHAELAHQCVEWGRDLGLEVEVRQTNHEGELLDWLNTAADDGLRVVLNAGAWTHYSLALWDACAQLTAPMVEVHISDPKQRAEEFRHTSVIEPHAVATIAGQGIDGYRQALEVLADA, from the coding sequence ATGACGAAGGTGCTCGTCCTCAACGGCCCCAACCTGGGCCGGCTCGGCCGTCGACAGCCGGAGATCTACGGCTCGACCACCCACGCCGAGCTCGCCCACCAGTGCGTCGAGTGGGGGCGCGACCTGGGTCTCGAGGTCGAGGTCCGCCAGACCAACCACGAGGGCGAGCTCCTCGACTGGCTGAACACCGCCGCCGACGACGGCCTTCGTGTCGTGCTCAACGCCGGTGCATGGACCCACTACTCCCTCGCGCTCTGGGACGCCTGCGCCCAGCTGACCGCGCCGATGGTCGAGGTGCACATCTCCGACCCCAAGCAGCGCGCCGAGGAGTTCCGCCACACCTCGGTCATCGAGCCGCACGCGGTGGCGACGATCGCCGGGCAGGGCATCGACGGCTACCGGCAGGCGCTCGAGGTGCTGGCCGACGCCTAG
- a CDS encoding PhzF family phenazine biosynthesis protein, translated as MLPFRQVDVFSAEPWLGNPLAVVHDADGLTDEQMARFARWTNLSETTFLSAPTDPAADYRVRIWTTSGELPFAGHPTIGSAHAWLEAGGVPRGDVVVQECGAGLVDVRRSPRLGFAAPPLRRSGPVDADLRARIVRALGVTDAAVEDMAWIDNGPGWVGVDLGSADAVVGVVPDIATFADLKVTVLGRWDATSAEELGADVEVRAFYADGRDFGEDPVTGSANAGLAQWLIGTGALPSSYTSRQGSVIGREGRVRLESVADQVWVSGDATTRIVGEVDL; from the coding sequence GTGCTGCCCTTCCGCCAGGTCGATGTCTTCAGCGCCGAGCCGTGGCTCGGCAACCCGCTCGCGGTCGTGCACGACGCCGACGGCCTCACCGATGAGCAGATGGCGCGCTTCGCGCGGTGGACCAACCTCTCCGAGACGACGTTCCTGTCCGCGCCGACCGACCCTGCCGCCGACTACCGCGTGCGGATCTGGACGACGTCCGGCGAGCTGCCGTTCGCGGGGCACCCCACCATCGGCAGCGCCCACGCGTGGCTGGAGGCCGGGGGAGTGCCCCGTGGCGACGTGGTGGTGCAGGAGTGCGGCGCCGGGCTCGTCGACGTACGACGCTCGCCACGGCTCGGGTTCGCCGCCCCGCCCCTGCGCCGGTCCGGCCCGGTCGACGCGGACCTGCGGGCCCGCATCGTGCGCGCGCTCGGCGTCACCGACGCGGCCGTCGAGGACATGGCATGGATCGACAACGGCCCCGGCTGGGTCGGCGTCGACCTCGGCTCGGCGGACGCGGTCGTCGGCGTCGTGCCCGACATCGCCACCTTCGCCGACCTCAAGGTGACGGTCCTCGGTCGCTGGGACGCGACGTCCGCCGAGGAGCTCGGTGCCGACGTCGAGGTGCGTGCGTTCTACGCCGACGGCCGGGACTTCGGGGAGGACCCGGTCACGGGGAGCGCCAACGCCGGGCTGGCCCAGTGGCTCATCGGCACCGGCGCGCTGCCGTCGTCGTACACCTCTCGCCAGGGCAGCGTCATCGGGCGTGAGGGGCGGGTCCGGCTCGAGTCCGTCGCCGACCAGGTGTGGGTCTCGGGCGACGCGACCACCCGGATCGTCGGCGAGGTGGATCTCTAG
- a CDS encoding shikimate kinase, translating into MSPRVVLVGPMGAGKTTVAGLLGDAWDLPVRDTDADIEATTGREISDIFVESGEDHFRDLEAAAVTAALAEHDGVLALGGGAVLRPETRELLAGMPVVFLRVGLSDAVKRVGLGVGRPLLLGNVRARIKALLDERTPVYESVSAHTVDTDGRTADEVAAEVRRLLG; encoded by the coding sequence ATGAGCCCGCGCGTGGTGCTGGTCGGCCCCATGGGTGCCGGCAAGACGACGGTCGCCGGGCTGCTCGGCGACGCCTGGGACCTGCCCGTGCGCGACACCGACGCCGACATCGAGGCCACCACCGGCCGCGAGATCTCGGACATCTTCGTCGAGTCGGGCGAGGACCACTTCCGCGACCTCGAGGCCGCCGCGGTCACTGCTGCGCTCGCGGAGCACGACGGCGTGCTGGCGCTCGGCGGTGGTGCGGTCCTGCGTCCGGAGACGCGCGAGCTGCTGGCCGGGATGCCGGTGGTGTTCCTGCGGGTCGGCCTCTCCGACGCCGTCAAGCGGGTCGGCCTCGGGGTCGGGCGCCCGCTGCTGCTCGGCAACGTGCGCGCGCGCATCAAGGCGCTCCTCGACGAGCGCACCCCCGTCTACGAGTCCGTGTCAGCCCACACCGTCGACACCGACGGCCGCACCGCCGACGAGGTGGCGGCCGAGGTCCGGAGGCTGCTCGGATGA
- a CDS encoding helix-turn-helix domain-containing protein, whose product MALDVPLEAPAPTDVGSLVRHWRQRRRLSQQALSDQCGVSTRHLSYIETGRARPSATMVGQLSEALAVPLRERRRLFTAAGFVPDTSELPLGAPALADVNEALEQILAGHEPYPALVIDGGWDLVTANDAAYRLLADVPAELLEPPVNVVRLSLDPRGLAPRIANLDEWRAAILSRIRHEHDTTGDPRLAALLAEFPVRGPQPTPGIVLTLRLSVGGHVLSFLTTTTVFGTPGDVTVAELAIEALYPADPATRALLGST is encoded by the coding sequence ATGGCCCTCGACGTCCCCCTCGAGGCGCCCGCGCCGACCGACGTGGGCTCCCTCGTGCGGCACTGGCGCCAGCGACGGCGCCTGTCCCAGCAGGCGCTGTCCGACCAGTGCGGCGTGTCCACCCGACACCTGTCCTACATCGAGACCGGCAGGGCGCGCCCGAGCGCGACGATGGTCGGGCAGCTCAGCGAGGCGCTGGCCGTCCCGCTGCGCGAGCGCCGCCGGCTCTTCACCGCGGCGGGCTTCGTCCCCGACACGTCGGAGCTGCCCCTCGGCGCTCCCGCCCTGGCGGACGTGAACGAGGCGCTGGAGCAGATCCTCGCCGGGCACGAGCCGTACCCGGCGCTCGTCATCGACGGGGGCTGGGACCTCGTCACCGCCAACGACGCCGCCTACCGCCTGCTCGCGGACGTGCCGGCCGAGCTGCTGGAGCCTCCGGTCAACGTCGTACGGCTGAGCCTGGACCCCCGCGGCCTCGCGCCCCGCATCGCCAACCTCGACGAGTGGCGCGCGGCGATCCTGTCGCGCATCCGGCACGAGCACGACACCACCGGCGACCCCCGCCTCGCGGCCCTGCTCGCCGAGTTCCCGGTCCGGGGTCCGCAGCCCACGCCGGGGATCGTGCTCACGCTACGGCTGAGCGTCGGCGGCCACGTGCTGTCGTTCCTCACGACCACGACGGTCTTCGGCACGCCCGGTGACGTCACGGTGGCGGAGCTGGCGATCGAGGCGCTCTACCCCGCCGACCCGGCCACCCGCGCGCTGCTGGGCTCGACCTAG
- the aroB gene encoding 3-dehydroquinate synthase: protein MTKRHTRKQQQRTQQRAQQRNQHQTRTSDPPVRQESGDTVLHVGGAAPYDVVVGHGLPERLPALLGGSVERVAVLYAGTLGELADPVVDALVEHYDVLALGLPDGERAKTAPVASDCWEALGEAGFTRSDAVVTIGGGATTDLGGFVAATWLRGVRVVHVPTTLLAMVDAAVGGKTGINTGAGKNLVGSFHEPAGVLCDLALLETLPHEELVAGLGEVVKCGFIADPAILDIVEGTDPADLTWDSAELRELVERAIRVKVDVVVDDLKETGGADGHPGREILNYGHTLAHAIERTSDYAVRHGEAVAIGCVYVAELAARAGSLDPALVERHRAALSRVGLPTTYDAASFDDLHAAMKVDKKARGSQLRFVVLDDLATPRILAGPSEDDLRAAYAAITSAG from the coding sequence ATGACGAAGCGCCACACCCGGAAGCAGCAGCAGCGGACCCAGCAGCGGGCCCAGCAGCGGAACCAGCACCAGACCCGGACGTCCGACCCACCGGTCCGGCAGGAGTCCGGCGACACCGTGCTGCACGTCGGCGGTGCCGCCCCCTACGACGTCGTCGTCGGCCACGGGCTGCCCGAGCGGCTGCCCGCGCTGCTGGGTGGGTCGGTCGAGCGGGTCGCGGTGCTCTACGCCGGCACGCTGGGCGAGCTGGCCGACCCGGTGGTCGACGCCCTGGTGGAGCACTACGACGTCCTCGCGCTCGGCCTCCCCGACGGCGAGCGGGCCAAGACCGCGCCCGTCGCGTCCGACTGCTGGGAGGCCCTCGGCGAGGCCGGCTTCACCCGGTCCGACGCGGTCGTGACCATCGGCGGGGGAGCGACCACCGACCTCGGTGGGTTCGTCGCCGCGACGTGGCTGCGCGGCGTCCGTGTCGTCCACGTGCCCACCACCCTGCTGGCCATGGTCGATGCGGCGGTCGGCGGCAAGACCGGCATCAACACCGGCGCCGGCAAGAACCTCGTCGGGTCCTTCCACGAGCCCGCCGGCGTGCTGTGCGACCTGGCGCTGCTGGAGACGCTGCCGCACGAGGAGCTCGTCGCCGGGCTGGGCGAGGTCGTGAAGTGCGGCTTCATCGCCGACCCCGCCATCCTCGACATCGTCGAGGGCACCGACCCGGCTGACCTGACCTGGGACTCCGCCGAGCTGCGCGAGCTCGTCGAGCGGGCGATCCGGGTCAAGGTTGACGTCGTCGTCGACGACCTCAAGGAGACCGGCGGCGCCGACGGCCACCCCGGTCGCGAGATCCTCAACTACGGCCACACCCTCGCCCACGCGATCGAGCGCACCAGCGACTACGCCGTCCGCCACGGCGAGGCCGTCGCGATCGGGTGCGTCTACGTCGCCGAGCTCGCCGCCCGGGCCGGCAGCCTCGACCCCGCCCTCGTCGAGCGGCACCGCGCCGCGCTGTCCCGCGTCGGGCTGCCGACGACGTACGACGCCGCCTCCTTCGACGACCTGCACGCCGCGATGAAGGTCGACAAGAAGGCACGCGGCTCGCAGCTGCGCTTCGTCGTGCTGGACGACCTCGCCACGCCGCGGATCCTCGCCGGGCCCAGCGAGGACGACCTGCGCGCCGCCTACGCCGCGATAACCTCCGCCGGGTGA
- a CDS encoding GNAT family N-acetyltransferase, whose product MPVTVRRASEADVEGLSRLAALTFPLACTPQTPADLLAAHIATRLDPASFRRHLGDPACTVLLAEDETGADPVGYTMLLLEEPSDPDVARAIRHRPTVELVRCYVHPEHHGSGTAGLLMEHTLAAAAGTGARGAWLGVSEENARANAFYARHGFEPVGRKRFLIGDAWEDDVVRERVLRTP is encoded by the coding sequence GTGCCCGTGACCGTACGCCGTGCGAGCGAGGCCGACGTCGAGGGCCTGTCCCGGCTCGCGGCGCTCACCTTCCCCCTCGCCTGCACCCCGCAGACGCCGGCCGACCTCCTCGCGGCCCACATCGCCACCCGGCTCGACCCGGCGAGCTTCCGCCGCCACCTCGGCGACCCGGCCTGCACCGTGCTCCTCGCCGAGGACGAGACGGGCGCAGACCCGGTCGGCTACACGATGCTGCTCCTCGAGGAGCCGTCCGACCCGGACGTCGCGCGAGCGATCCGCCACCGCCCCACCGTCGAGCTGGTGCGCTGCTACGTCCACCCGGAGCACCACGGCTCGGGGACGGCGGGGCTCCTGATGGAGCACACGCTCGCGGCGGCTGCTGGCACCGGGGCGCGAGGGGCCTGGTTGGGGGTCAGCGAGGAGAACGCCCGTGCCAACGCCTTCTACGCCCGCCACGGCTTCGAGCCGGTCGGACGCAAGAGGTTCCTCATCGGGGATGCCTGGGAGGACGACGTCGTGCGCGAGCGTGTGCTCCGCACGCCGTAG
- the aroC gene encoding chorismate synthase, whose amino-acid sequence MLRWLTAGESHGPSLVAILEGLPAHVRVTTDDLADSLARRRLGYGRGARMKFEQDQVRVLGGVRHGETQGGPVAIEVGNTEWPKWEKVMSADPVDPVELEALARNAKLTRPRPGHADLVGMQKYDFDEARPILERASARETAARVALGRVASNFLEQAVGARVVSHVVSLGGVKAPAGLVPAPDDVERLDADEVRCLDPEASAAMVARIDQAHKDGDTLGGVVEVVVHGLPPGLGSHVHWDRRLDARLAGALMGIQAIKGVEVGDGFELADTPGSLAHDEIVTTDDGLRRTSGRSGGTEGGMSTGEVLRVRAAMKPIATVPKALRTVDVATGEATVAHHQRSDVCAVPAAGIVAEAMVALVLADAVVEKFGGDSVQETRRNAESYLDTLRFR is encoded by the coding sequence ATGCTCCGATGGCTCACAGCAGGCGAGTCCCACGGTCCCTCGCTGGTGGCGATCCTCGAGGGGCTGCCCGCCCACGTCCGCGTCACGACCGACGACCTCGCCGACTCGCTGGCCCGGCGCCGGCTCGGCTACGGCCGCGGCGCCCGGATGAAGTTCGAGCAGGACCAGGTCCGCGTGCTCGGCGGCGTGCGCCACGGTGAGACCCAGGGCGGCCCGGTGGCCATCGAGGTCGGCAACACCGAGTGGCCCAAGTGGGAGAAGGTGATGTCGGCCGACCCGGTCGACCCCGTCGAGCTCGAGGCGCTCGCCCGCAACGCCAAGCTGACCCGTCCGCGGCCCGGTCACGCCGACCTCGTCGGCATGCAGAAGTACGACTTCGACGAGGCCCGTCCCATCCTCGAGCGCGCGTCCGCCCGCGAGACCGCGGCCCGCGTCGCGCTCGGCCGCGTGGCGTCCAACTTCCTCGAGCAGGCCGTCGGCGCACGGGTCGTCTCCCACGTCGTCTCGCTCGGCGGCGTCAAGGCGCCCGCGGGCCTCGTACCCGCTCCCGACGACGTCGAGCGGCTCGACGCCGACGAGGTCCGCTGCCTCGACCCCGAGGCCAGCGCCGCGATGGTCGCCCGGATCGACCAGGCCCACAAGGACGGCGACACCCTCGGCGGCGTCGTCGAGGTCGTCGTCCACGGCCTCCCGCCGGGCCTCGGCTCGCACGTGCACTGGGACCGCCGGCTCGACGCCCGGCTCGCCGGCGCGTTGATGGGCATCCAGGCGATCAAGGGTGTCGAGGTCGGCGACGGCTTCGAGCTCGCCGACACCCCCGGCTCGCTCGCGCACGACGAGATCGTCACGACCGACGACGGCCTGCGCCGCACCTCCGGTCGCTCCGGCGGCACCGAGGGCGGCATGTCCACCGGTGAGGTGCTGCGGGTGCGCGCCGCGATGAAGCCCATCGCCACCGTGCCGAAGGCGCTGCGCACCGTCGACGTGGCCACCGGTGAAGCGACCGTCGCGCACCACCAGCGCTCCGACGTCTGTGCCGTTCCCGCGGCCGGCATCGTCGCCGAGGCGATGGTCGCGCTCGTGCTGGCCGACGCCGTGGTGGAGAAGTTCGGCGGCGACTCGGTGCAGGAGACCCGGCGCAACGCCGAGTCCTACCTCGACACCCTCCGTTTCCGGTGA
- a CDS encoding DUF402 domain-containing protein yields MSDLSDHATTPPPDGDTAVSDSGSTMQLLTGGSVRRPVDLAVLEEHRLVGGDEDWSDAGTGPFLEPGQVVLWRYGHGTDPMRVVRDDERGLVAWLAEGTEQVGMAPVDGRALRDVPLAERFGVPRGPVLRRWSGSGVVRIAPTGRPWSVWVFREDDGAHAGHYVNLELTHRRRDGVSATRDLVLDLWLDAAGDLWLKDADELDAAVGSGHCSPEVAAEVRAVAEWAREELVEGGAWPLDEEWTSWQPPADWTVPSLPDSDEVRRARATTLPS; encoded by the coding sequence GTGAGCGACCTCTCGGACCACGCGACCACCCCTCCGCCCGACGGCGACACCGCCGTCAGCGACTCGGGCAGCACCATGCAGCTCCTGACCGGAGGGTCCGTGCGCCGTCCAGTTGACCTGGCAGTGCTGGAGGAGCACCGCCTCGTCGGGGGCGACGAGGACTGGTCCGACGCCGGGACCGGCCCGTTCCTCGAGCCGGGGCAGGTGGTGCTCTGGCGTTACGGCCACGGTACGGACCCGATGCGCGTGGTGCGCGACGACGAGCGCGGGCTGGTCGCCTGGCTGGCCGAGGGCACGGAGCAGGTCGGCATGGCGCCGGTGGACGGACGGGCGCTGCGCGACGTGCCGCTCGCCGAGCGCTTCGGTGTCCCGCGGGGACCGGTGCTCCGCCGGTGGAGCGGCAGCGGCGTCGTGCGCATCGCCCCCACGGGCAGGCCGTGGTCGGTCTGGGTGTTCCGGGAGGACGACGGCGCGCACGCCGGCCACTACGTCAACCTCGAGCTGACGCACAGGCGTCGAGACGGGGTCAGCGCGACGCGCGACCTGGTCCTCGACCTCTGGCTCGATGCCGCCGGCGACCTCTGGCTGAAGGACGCCGACGAGCTCGACGCCGCGGTGGGGTCGGGGCACTGCTCGCCCGAGGTCGCCGCTGAGGTCAGGGCGGTGGCGGAGTGGGCTCGCGAAGAGCTGGTCGAGGGCGGCGCCTGGCCGCTCGATGAGGAGTGGACCTCGTGGCAGCCGCCTGCAGACTGGACCGTCCCGTCGCTCCCCGACTCCGACGAGGTCCGACGCGCCCGCGCCACTACGCTGCCGTCATGA
- a CDS encoding shikimate dehydrogenase: protein MLTRRCGVLGDPIAHSLSPALHRAAYAELGLDWTYDAHRVGSGDLGEFLSGLGGEWRGLSLTMPLKREALPLVDRLTDRARLAGAVNTLVLEDDGTRVGDNTDLPGAVAAIRERTSTPLATATILGGGATATSVGLALADLGVRTIVVAVREEARAAETLAALRAHPAAPEVVVSTLGAGPAGSDVVVSTVPASAQTPELVATCADVPVVFDVLYDPWPTPLVAAAADRTVVGGLDLLVHQAVLQVELFTGRTVAVDVLREAGERALAARSAG from the coding sequence GTGCTGACCCGGCGCTGCGGCGTGCTGGGCGACCCGATCGCCCACTCGCTGTCGCCGGCGCTGCACCGGGCGGCGTACGCCGAGCTGGGACTGGACTGGACCTACGACGCCCACCGGGTCGGCTCCGGCGACCTGGGGGAGTTCCTGTCGGGGCTCGGGGGGGAGTGGCGCGGGCTCTCGCTGACCATGCCCCTCAAGCGCGAGGCGCTGCCGCTCGTCGACCGGCTCACCGACAGGGCGCGCCTGGCCGGTGCCGTCAACACGCTCGTGCTCGAGGACGACGGCACCCGGGTCGGCGACAACACCGACCTGCCCGGCGCGGTCGCCGCCATCCGTGAGCGCACGTCGACCCCGCTGGCGACGGCGACGATCCTCGGCGGTGGGGCGACAGCGACATCGGTCGGGCTCGCGCTGGCCGACCTCGGTGTGCGCACGATCGTCGTGGCGGTGCGGGAGGAGGCCCGGGCGGCCGAGACCCTCGCCGCCCTCCGGGCGCACCCGGCTGCGCCCGAGGTCGTGGTGTCGACGCTGGGCGCCGGACCCGCCGGCTCCGACGTCGTGGTGTCGACCGTCCCGGCGTCGGCGCAGACGCCCGAGCTGGTCGCGACCTGTGCGGACGTGCCGGTCGTCTTCGACGTGCTGTACGACCCGTGGCCCACGCCCCTCGTCGCCGCGGCTGCGGACCGGACGGTCGTCGGTGGGCTGGACCTCCTCGTGCACCAGGCGGTGCTGCAGGTCGAGCTGTTCACCGGACGGACGGTCGCGGTCGACGTCCTGCGAGAAGCAGGCGAACGCGCCCTTGCGGCGCGCAGTGCCGGTTGA
- the ruvX gene encoding Holliday junction resolvase RuvX produces the protein MRTGVRLGVDPGDARIGVARSDPSGFLATPVETVRSGRGDVRRLAQLVAEMEAVEVVVGLPRSLNGTEGPAAEKARALAGRLARRVAPVPVRLCDERLTTVSAESILREQGRHGAKRRAVVDQAAAVLILQTALDTERSSGHAPGEIVEVTKTDE, from the coding sequence ATGCGGACCGGCGTGCGGCTCGGCGTCGACCCGGGCGACGCCCGGATCGGCGTCGCGAGGAGCGACCCCTCCGGCTTCCTCGCCACCCCTGTCGAGACGGTGCGCAGCGGCAGGGGAGACGTACGACGGCTCGCACAGCTCGTCGCCGAGATGGAGGCGGTGGAGGTCGTGGTGGGCCTGCCGCGCTCGCTCAACGGGACCGAGGGCCCGGCGGCGGAGAAGGCGCGTGCGCTCGCCGGCCGACTGGCTCGCCGAGTTGCCCCCGTGCCCGTCAGGCTGTGTGATGAACGACTGACCACAGTGTCGGCCGAGTCGATCCTGCGCGAGCAGGGTCGCCACGGGGCCAAGCGACGCGCCGTTGTCGATCAGGCAGCGGCCGTGCTGATCCTGCAGACTGCACTGGACACGGAGCGGTCGAGTGGACACGCACCGGGAGAGATCGTCGAGGTGACCAAGACAGATGAGTGA